In one window of Bifidobacterium sp. WK041_4_12 DNA:
- a CDS encoding Fic family protein produces the protein MTDRGLLSLGDWLSNERQANISNGAYYWSAIVLTYNSNHMEGSTLSQRQTQQLYDTGSLTPDDMNTPIRADDVIETQNHFSAFASIIDHRNEPLTHESVKRLHAMLKSHTSQSRNQALWGVGEYKRHPNQIGLFDPVRTTPPDHVEFEMTHLFDLMSGFTGTDAQLAEFHAIFERIHPFSDGNGRIGRLLMFKEALRVGALPPVIFDDEKPEYINALSTWSRQSPQQMGTFIHHSRQRYRSYVLDSFDAGNEFTYRSTRTPDMQPFDAQTA, from the coding sequence ATGACAGATAGAGGGCTGTTGTCGCTGGGCGACTGGTTGTCCAATGAGCGTCAGGCGAATATCAGCAATGGGGCATACTACTGGTCCGCAATAGTGCTGACCTATAACTCGAATCATATGGAGGGTTCAACCCTTTCCCAGCGCCAGACGCAACAGTTGTACGACACCGGTTCGCTCACGCCCGATGACATGAACACGCCGATTCGAGCGGACGATGTAATCGAAACGCAAAACCATTTCAGCGCCTTCGCCTCAATCATTGATCATCGCAACGAGCCATTAACCCATGAGTCGGTCAAACGACTTCATGCTATGCTCAAGTCTCATACCAGTCAATCTCGCAACCAAGCGTTGTGGGGCGTGGGAGAGTACAAGCGGCATCCAAATCAGATTGGATTGTTTGACCCTGTTCGCACCACGCCTCCCGATCATGTCGAGTTCGAAATGACTCATCTATTCGATCTGATGAGTGGCTTCACTGGCACTGATGCGCAGCTTGCCGAATTTCACGCTATCTTCGAGCGCATCCATCCCTTCTCTGACGGCAATGGACGCATCGGCCGTCTGCTGATGTTTAAAGAAGCGTTGAGAGTGGGAGCGCTGCCTCCCGTCATCTTTGACGATGAGAAGCCCGAGTACATCAATGCGCTGTCCACATGGAGCCGCCAATCGCCGCAACAAATGGGCACTTTCATCCATCACAGCCGGCAACGATACCGCAGCTACGTTTTGGACAGCTTTGATGCAGGGAACGAATTCACCTATCGTTCCACGCGAACACCAGACATGCAACCGTTTGACGCGCAGACCGCTTAA
- a CDS encoding ROK family protein: MPSEGSYQSLSELHRSRVVEYLHRNGVSSRADISQALGLTPAAITKISAKLIELGIISETGTVEGKRNRRALGLTLNNSKYRVIGVKFARSLVQIGVFDISGLQHSLLDLPPVKDAHISDTISEIKRIIRDLLRNDPNIIAVGMSVPGPYLRHDGRIAVVTSMPGWTDISYADEFENAFPVPTFIEHDARSGALAESLFDPRITSDTIAYYLVGEGVGLGVMDHEQLVNGDRGAATEIGHISIDINGRPCKCGNVGCLECYCSAVAVHQELIDSDILAQDHPDIASMTHRDACNALFAASNAGNARATELLRNISRYVGYGCVNIINAYNPRQIIIGDIMAQAGDILLTTVQKVLRERIVPEILNSTEILLSTLTSDPAITGAAATAANQFLRYPSLFARNT, encoded by the coding sequence ATGCCCAGTGAGGGCAGCTATCAATCCCTGTCCGAGCTTCATCGTTCCAGAGTAGTTGAGTACCTTCACCGCAATGGGGTAAGCTCCAGAGCTGATATATCGCAAGCCCTCGGCCTCACACCTGCGGCAATCACCAAAATCTCGGCGAAACTCATCGAACTTGGCATCATCAGCGAAACAGGCACCGTAGAAGGAAAACGAAACCGACGCGCCCTCGGGCTGACTCTCAATAACAGCAAATACCGAGTCATCGGCGTCAAATTCGCTCGCAGCCTGGTACAGATCGGCGTATTCGACATCAGCGGACTACAACACTCATTGCTTGACCTACCGCCAGTAAAAGATGCTCACATATCTGACACCATCAGCGAAATCAAACGCATCATCAGAGATTTACTACGCAACGACCCGAACATCATAGCTGTCGGGATGTCCGTCCCAGGACCATACCTTCGGCATGATGGCAGAATCGCCGTGGTCACATCCATGCCGGGCTGGACTGATATCAGCTATGCCGATGAGTTCGAGAACGCCTTCCCTGTCCCAACATTCATCGAACATGATGCCCGATCAGGAGCTTTGGCAGAAAGCCTTTTCGATCCACGCATCACTTCGGACACTATCGCCTACTACCTTGTGGGCGAGGGCGTTGGCCTTGGGGTCATGGATCACGAACAACTCGTCAACGGAGACCGCGGTGCGGCTACGGAAATCGGCCATATCAGCATCGACATCAACGGCAGACCATGCAAATGCGGCAATGTAGGTTGCCTTGAATGCTACTGCTCAGCCGTGGCAGTGCATCAAGAACTCATAGACTCAGACATACTGGCTCAAGACCACCCCGACATCGCTTCGATGACACATAGGGATGCCTGCAATGCATTGTTCGCAGCCTCGAATGCCGGGAATGCCCGAGCCACCGAACTTCTTCGAAACATCTCACGGTACGTCGGCTACGGATGCGTCAATATCATCAATGCCTACAATCCTCGGCAAATCATCATCGGCGACATCATGGCCCAAGCAGGCGATATATTGCTCACCACGGTGCAGAAAGTGCTGCGCGAACGTATCGTTCCCGAGATACTGAACTCCACAGAAATCCTGCTTTCGACGCTGACAAGCGACCCAGCCATCACCGGAGCAGCCGCCACTGCAGCAAATCAATTCCTGCGTTATCCGTCCCTATTCGCCAGAAATACATAG
- a CDS encoding carbohydrate kinase, which yields MKQPIVLSLGELLWDMLPGGKRAGGAPANFIYHAMNNGADGYSISAVGEDALGDELSDAVTNAGIKSILQRNAWPTSTVEVALKNGIPEYTIVRNVAWDHIVLTRELIEQVGKADAVCFGTLALRSPETHDTIIELLKHTKPGAMKFFDINLRGDHYSKELITELLWQATVLKLNDAELLLLQDMFDIRGTSDADACQWFINHFDLEYTILTAGSEYSSIFGRTGESSTLSTPHVKVADTVGAGDSFSGTFTSNVLQGVSLRAAHRAAVNTAAYVCTQSGAWPDYPQTIPDYLAQAEAEN from the coding sequence ATGAAACAACCAATCGTACTCAGTCTCGGCGAGTTACTTTGGGATATGCTGCCAGGAGGAAAGCGTGCCGGCGGCGCACCAGCAAACTTCATCTATCATGCCATGAACAATGGTGCGGATGGGTATTCAATCAGCGCTGTCGGCGAGGATGCCCTGGGCGACGAACTCTCCGATGCCGTCACCAATGCGGGAATAAAGTCAATTCTGCAACGCAACGCATGGCCTACCAGCACAGTCGAGGTCGCACTGAAAAACGGCATTCCTGAATACACCATCGTGCGCAATGTGGCGTGGGATCATATCGTACTCACCCGTGAACTCATCGAACAAGTAGGCAAAGCCGATGCCGTCTGCTTTGGCACACTCGCCCTGCGCAGCCCGGAGACCCACGACACCATCATCGAACTGCTGAAGCACACGAAGCCAGGTGCGATGAAATTCTTCGACATCAACCTGCGTGGCGACCATTATTCAAAGGAACTCATCACCGAGCTGTTATGGCAGGCGACCGTGCTCAAACTCAACGACGCCGAACTGCTGCTGCTGCAGGATATGTTCGACATCCGTGGAACCTCCGATGCCGACGCATGCCAGTGGTTCATTAACCATTTCGACCTGGAGTATACGATACTCACCGCAGGAAGCGAATACAGCAGCATCTTCGGACGTACAGGCGAATCCTCAACCTTGTCTACTCCTCACGTCAAGGTCGCCGACACCGTCGGCGCTGGAGATTCCTTCTCAGGAACTTTCACCAGCAACGTTCTTCAAGGCGTGTCGCTTCGCGCGGCACATCGCGCAGCGGTCAATACCGCAGCATATGTCTGCACGCAAAGTGGCGCATGGCCAGACTATCCGCAAACCATTCCTGACTACCTTGCGCAGGCGGAAGCGGAAAACTAA
- a CDS encoding MFS transporter: protein MSTTSSGQTRPGINIRALAPVMVSFFIMGFVDLVGIAANYVKNDFSLTDSQANLFTSMVFFWFLIFSVPTGLMMNRLGRRRTVLISIIITAAALIFPVIGYLQPSKDARFVLMIISFCLLGIGNTVMQVSLNPLLSNLVSNNRLASTLTLGQFVKAIASFIAPILAGWMAAAFGMWWLLYVIFLVIAIAGYALLGADKIEEAAPDAGKTSIARCFALLKDPVVLLCFLGIVSHVGIDVGINTTAPKILMEQTGQSLATAGIATSVYFVFRTIGCLTGSVTLQRLSNKAALRICAVLMALSVVCFTVFIIVSQSPVFLCYLGLALVGFGNSNVFSLFLTRALLHQPSRQNEISGLMMMGLIGGAIFPPLMGLASDAVGMQTGAIAVMSVGVIYVLVISIFHSLIVSKNEQVVLTK, encoded by the coding sequence ATGTCAACCACAAGCTCCGGCCAAACGCGGCCCGGAATAAATATTCGAGCGCTCGCACCGGTTATGGTGTCGTTCTTCATCATGGGTTTCGTTGACCTCGTTGGTATCGCGGCGAACTATGTGAAAAACGACTTCTCACTGACCGACTCACAGGCAAATCTCTTCACCAGCATGGTATTCTTCTGGTTCCTGATTTTTTCAGTGCCCACCGGCCTGATGATGAATCGTCTCGGTAGACGCCGCACCGTACTCATCAGCATTATCATCACCGCAGCAGCACTCATCTTCCCAGTTATCGGCTATCTCCAGCCTTCCAAGGATGCCCGTTTTGTGCTGATGATCATCTCCTTCTGCCTGCTGGGAATCGGCAATACGGTGATGCAGGTCTCCCTGAATCCTCTGCTGAGCAATCTGGTAAGCAATAACAGGCTTGCCAGCACGTTGACACTCGGTCAGTTCGTCAAAGCAATCGCCTCATTCATCGCACCGATTCTGGCTGGATGGATGGCTGCGGCCTTCGGCATGTGGTGGCTGCTGTATGTGATTTTCCTGGTCATCGCGATTGCAGGGTATGCACTGCTTGGCGCAGACAAGATCGAGGAAGCTGCTCCCGATGCAGGCAAGACGAGTATCGCACGCTGCTTCGCATTGCTGAAGGACCCGGTAGTGCTGCTGTGCTTCCTCGGTATCGTCAGCCATGTTGGAATTGACGTCGGCATCAACACCACCGCTCCGAAGATTCTTATGGAGCAGACAGGTCAGTCACTGGCGACCGCAGGTATCGCCACCAGCGTGTACTTCGTATTCCGCACCATTGGCTGCCTGACCGGAAGCGTGACGTTGCAAAGGCTCAGCAACAAAGCTGCTCTTCGTATATGCGCGGTACTGATGGCACTTTCCGTGGTGTGCTTCACCGTGTTCATCATCGTCTCACAGTCGCCCGTTTTCCTGTGCTACCTGGGATTGGCTCTTGTGGGCTTCGGCAACTCGAATGTCTTCTCGCTTTTCCTCACGCGCGCACTGCTGCATCAGCCTTCACGTCAGAACGAAATCTCTGGCCTGATGATGATGGGCCTTATCGGAGGAGCAATCTTCCCACCACTGATGGGTCTTGCATCTGACGCGGTCGGCATGCAGACAGGTGCCATCGCTGTGATGTCCGTAGGCGTGATCTATGTGCTGGTGATTTCCATATTCCACAGCCTTATCGTTTCCAAGAATGAACAGGTTGTCTTAACAAAGTAA
- a CDS encoding ABC transporter ATP-binding protein: MAYIEFTHVTKEYTSGGGSVHALEDVNFSIDKGSLTIILGASGAGKTTALNILGGMDTLTSGTVSVDGRDISALSRKEQTLYRRTDIGFVFQFYNLVSSLTALENVELASQIRREHFDPQHTLEQVGLGHRLNNFPSQLSGGEQQRVAIARAIAKRPKLLLCDEPTGALDFETGKQILQLLQDICRTQGMTVVIITHNTAISPMADKVIHFRSGQVFDSSTNEHPMSIADIEW, from the coding sequence TTGGCCTACATCGAATTCACCCATGTCACGAAGGAATACACCTCTGGCGGTGGCAGCGTTCATGCGCTTGAGGATGTGAATTTCTCCATCGACAAGGGCAGTCTCACCATCATCTTGGGCGCTTCTGGCGCAGGAAAAACGACCGCGCTCAACATTCTGGGCGGTATGGATACCCTGACATCGGGTACGGTCAGTGTGGACGGTCGTGACATTTCGGCTCTCTCCCGCAAGGAGCAGACCTTGTACCGTAGAACGGACATAGGTTTCGTATTCCAGTTCTATAATCTGGTTTCCAGCCTTACCGCGCTTGAAAACGTGGAGCTAGCATCGCAGATCCGCCGCGAACATTTCGATCCCCAGCACACCTTGGAGCAGGTTGGTTTGGGACATCGGCTCAACAATTTCCCCAGTCAGCTCTCCGGAGGCGAACAGCAAAGGGTGGCGATTGCTCGTGCGATTGCCAAACGGCCAAAACTCCTGCTGTGCGACGAACCAACAGGAGCTTTGGACTTCGAGACGGGCAAGCAAATTCTGCAACTCCTGCAAGATATATGTCGGACGCAAGGAATGACGGTCGTCATCATCACCCATAACACTGCAATTTCCCCTATGGCTGACAAGGTCATTCATTTCCGAAGTGGGCAAGTATTTGACAGCTCCACGAACGAGCATCCCATGTCCATAGCTGACATTGAGTGGTAG
- a CDS encoding FtsX-like permease family protein: MTAADAHHGSTSAMRSNPVVKDIWRTSVSNWKRFISIAIITMLGVAVLTGIYAGCRDTLLSADRFYESSHLFDIQVVSSAGLTDKDLTALSSVAGVKSLQPEISTTVTVPMHGTPHAATIRQLGGRGLNTVSVQQGTLPTHSHEIAVTQRFLIDSGLSLGNSIVASSTDAMTNQPTTTRYKIVAVVLDPMNIANPEGYSSGTFRSQDNESYDMFIPSNVTTNDVYSALSITVSGANSLDTFSDAYSSRVQQVIDRINDTVAKDREQAREQELAQELAQGLAQSGTMDSSQQSSLAQASQTTSATAKTSSTAQISTTVQWHLLTRSSLESYSNLKGDITSIESIGRAFPVLFLVVAILMSLTAMTRMVEEDRGLIGTYLGLGYGRLTIAAKYVSFALVACVLGGALGNVLGFVGIPAFLISVLEGLYTIPNTYVAFDALYGIGGFLLFALGVTGSTMIACRGEMRHMPALLMRPKSPKTGSRVLLERWSWLWKRMSFLNKVTVRNLFRFKSRLVMTVGGVAGCTALILCGFAINDTIQTLGAKQYGGVDKYDLMSIAVSDADAAGMRKQLIDDGQMVHSIQLRVEGADLLNADGQSESVRLVVVPDGQNISDMVDFRPAAQGFGRIFGFSTSPSARQRLTLGNHGLLVSQSAANALGISAGDSVSLRSDVHGQRSVHVRDVYRNLIGSDVYMSASLYESTFDMQQKDFVTNAIMATLRGNDNQQVAYAKNIGKSSQVAYASSTVSLRRGFAFDLMSAVVTLIVALAGSLALVVLFTLSSTNVSERIREMATLKVLGFTDREVHTYINKEMLLLASFGTLLGLPLGRVLGGMLTGVLTMSGMFFEVEIRWTSYLIASGITMLFAVLVLLFTNTVLNRIDPVSSLKSVE, from the coding sequence ATGACAGCAGCAGACGCACACCACGGCTCCACCAGCGCCATGCGTTCAAATCCAGTGGTCAAAGACATCTGGCGCACTTCAGTGAGCAATTGGAAACGGTTCATCTCCATTGCCATTATCACCATGCTTGGCGTGGCAGTACTCACCGGCATCTATGCGGGTTGCAGAGACACGCTGCTTTCTGCAGACAGATTCTATGAATCCTCTCACCTCTTTGACATCCAGGTGGTCTCGTCTGCGGGTCTGACGGACAAGGATCTCACTGCATTGTCATCGGTGGCCGGAGTGAAATCGCTTCAGCCAGAAATTTCCACAACTGTGACCGTACCCATGCATGGCACGCCGCATGCGGCGACGATACGGCAGCTAGGCGGGCGGGGTCTTAACACCGTGTCCGTCCAGCAGGGTACGTTGCCAACGCATTCCCATGAGATTGCAGTTACGCAGCGTTTCTTGATCGACAGTGGTCTGTCGCTGGGAAACAGCATAGTCGCCAGTTCAACCGATGCTATGACGAATCAGCCGACCACAACCAGGTACAAGATTGTCGCCGTCGTGCTTGACCCGATGAACATAGCAAATCCCGAAGGATACAGTTCAGGAACGTTCCGCTCTCAAGACAACGAGAGCTATGACATGTTCATTCCGTCGAATGTCACGACGAACGACGTGTATTCTGCCCTTTCCATAACCGTATCGGGCGCAAACAGCCTTGATACCTTCTCCGACGCATACTCCTCACGAGTGCAGCAAGTCATCGACCGCATCAATGACACGGTAGCCAAAGACCGGGAGCAGGCTCGAGAGCAGGAGCTTGCACAAGAGCTTGCCCAGGGGCTTGCACAGAGCGGCACCATGGATTCGTCTCAACAGTCAAGTCTTGCGCAAGCATCCCAGACCACTTCTGCCACAGCGAAAACTTCTAGCACTGCGCAAATTTCTACCACAGTGCAATGGCATCTTCTGACCCGTTCATCGCTCGAATCCTATTCCAATCTGAAAGGTGACATCACCTCCATCGAATCGATTGGGCGCGCATTCCCCGTACTCTTCCTCGTCGTGGCAATACTCATGAGCCTTACTGCCATGACACGGATGGTTGAGGAGGATCGTGGACTTATCGGAACATATCTGGGTCTTGGCTACGGCAGACTCACCATTGCGGCAAAATATGTGTCCTTCGCACTCGTAGCATGCGTGCTTGGCGGAGCGCTTGGCAACGTTCTTGGTTTCGTCGGCATCCCAGCTTTCCTCATTTCCGTGCTGGAAGGGCTGTACACCATACCCAACACCTACGTTGCCTTCGACGCGCTGTATGGGATTGGCGGATTTCTGCTGTTTGCGCTTGGTGTGACTGGCTCGACCATGATTGCATGCCGAGGCGAAATGAGACACATGCCAGCATTGCTGATGCGTCCGAAATCTCCGAAAACTGGCTCCCGGGTTCTGCTGGAACGCTGGAGCTGGCTTTGGAAGCGAATGAGCTTTCTTAACAAGGTAACCGTTCGCAACCTGTTCAGGTTCAAAAGCAGACTGGTGATGACGGTTGGCGGCGTTGCCGGATGCACGGCGCTTATCCTCTGCGGTTTTGCCATTAACGATACGATTCAGACGCTCGGTGCCAAGCAGTATGGCGGCGTGGACAAGTATGACCTTATGAGCATCGCAGTATCGGACGCCGATGCGGCAGGAATGCGTAAACAGCTTATCGATGACGGCCAGATGGTCCATTCAATTCAGCTGCGCGTCGAGGGGGCCGATCTGCTCAATGCCGACGGTCAGAGCGAATCCGTGAGACTCGTAGTCGTTCCCGATGGACAAAATATCAGCGACATGGTCGATTTTCGACCTGCTGCCCAAGGATTTGGCCGTATCTTCGGATTCTCCACGTCTCCAAGTGCAAGACAACGACTCACGCTCGGAAACCACGGGCTTCTGGTCTCGCAGAGCGCCGCGAACGCTTTGGGCATATCTGCCGGCGATTCGGTGTCATTGCGCAGCGACGTTCACGGTCAACGTTCTGTCCACGTTCGCGATGTGTATAGAAATCTCATAGGCAGCGACGTGTACATGTCGGCAAGCCTCTATGAATCGACCTTCGACATGCAGCAGAAGGATTTCGTGACGAATGCGATCATGGCGACCCTGCGAGGAAATGACAATCAGCAAGTCGCCTATGCAAAGAACATCGGTAAGTCCTCCCAGGTTGCGTACGCTTCGAGCACCGTATCGTTGAGGCGCGGCTTCGCCTTCGATTTGATGAGCGCCGTGGTGACGCTGATCGTCGCCCTTGCGGGCTCACTCGCATTGGTCGTACTGTTCACCCTCTCAAGCACCAATGTTTCCGAACGCATTCGTGAAATGGCCACCTTGAAGGTGTTGGGCTTTACCGACCGCGAAGTGCACACCTACATCAACAAGGAGATGCTTCTCCTCGCCTCCTTCGGCACGCTGCTGGGTCTGCCTCTGGGACGTGTGCTGGGCGGCATGCTCACCGGCGTTCTCACCATGTCGGGAATGTTCTTTGAAGTTGAAATCCGATGGACAAGCTACCTGATTGCAAGCGGCATCACCATGCTCTTCGCCGTGCTCGTGCTGCTGTTCACGAACACGGTCCTGAATCGCATCGATCCGGTAAGCTCGTTGAAAAGCGTGGAATAG
- a CDS encoding M20 family metallopeptidase — translation MNNEDARMTRRSIELTKTLISMRSVSGSSEQDSTFLTIVNQVSKIPGARVSVSDNGMSAVFTTGLDDRESPDRPKKSVVFVGHIDTVPPMDRDSWQSSPFEADERDGRLYGRGSSDMKSGLAAALAVFERACREGLPCVVAMTKDEEIGCLGAPSAVEILDRIPMSGMVIMESTNNIIRFGHRGALWLRLISRGKAAHGSNPSLGVNAIVRMMGASAGIQRIPLESDDCLGNETCNLGTMHGGAVPNIVPDYCAGELDIRTVRDHADSLVEYLQSIDGIDEVETEFSLSPVWTDPDDPWVASLPGERDVEPVTYFTEASIFAAQLSQKIPIIVCGPGDPTCVHSVNESVPLQAIAQATEHFWNYIQ, via the coding sequence ATGAACAACGAAGACGCCAGGATGACACGGCGCTCGATTGAGCTTACCAAGACATTGATTTCGATGCGCTCGGTGTCGGGTTCCAGCGAGCAGGATTCGACGTTCCTCACCATTGTCAATCAGGTGTCGAAGATTCCAGGGGCTCGTGTCAGCGTTTCGGATAACGGCATGAGCGCAGTGTTCACGACCGGATTGGATGACAGAGAAAGTCCTGATAGGCCTAAGAAATCCGTCGTCTTCGTTGGGCACATCGATACGGTGCCGCCGATGGATCGTGATTCTTGGCAGTCTTCGCCATTCGAGGCCGATGAGCGTGACGGAAGATTGTATGGCAGGGGCTCGTCGGATATGAAAAGTGGCCTTGCTGCGGCGCTTGCCGTGTTCGAGCGCGCGTGCCGCGAGGGGTTGCCTTGTGTTGTTGCGATGACGAAGGACGAGGAGATTGGGTGTCTGGGAGCTCCCTCCGCCGTTGAAATCCTCGACAGGATACCCATGTCTGGCATGGTAATCATGGAGTCCACGAACAATATCATTCGTTTCGGCCATCGAGGAGCGCTGTGGCTTCGTCTGATCTCTCGAGGAAAGGCCGCCCACGGAAGCAATCCAAGTCTGGGAGTCAACGCGATTGTGCGAATGATGGGGGCATCAGCCGGCATTCAGCGCATTCCGCTTGAAAGTGATGACTGTCTGGGCAATGAAACATGCAATCTGGGAACCATGCATGGTGGTGCGGTTCCCAACATCGTGCCCGACTACTGCGCTGGGGAATTGGATATTCGAACCGTACGCGATCATGCCGATTCGCTTGTTGAATATCTGCAGTCAATCGATGGAATCGATGAGGTCGAGACTGAATTTTCCCTTTCCCCGGTCTGGACCGATCCCGATGATCCTTGGGTCGCCTCGCTTCCTGGCGAGCGTGACGTTGAGCCGGTGACCTATTTCACTGAAGCCTCGATATTCGCCGCTCAGCTCAGCCAGAAGATACCCATCATCGTTTGCGGGCCGGGCGATCCGACATGCGTGCATAGTGTTAATGAGAGCGTTCCCCTACAGGCGATTGCACAGGCTACGGAGCATTTCTGGAACTACATCCAGTAG
- a CDS encoding M28 family metallopeptidase, translating to MLDSTKAFTEELAYRELTHLVSFGCRFHGTSGNHDAADWLCSELLTRTGLTPKRQSVDLAAWNPGLQHGLDITNPVEEHIEAWPLLWSSASEGLIHAHITYLGPCGLWGDSMVWQRFVALDRDNNPLAYLLSRDVGPAAPQPLPAGFDRSVPHFSISHEDGERFLDWIRQGIVPEVSLTCDADRGGRAVSDNIILDIPGSDTSDDSCVILCAHYDTYYNTCGAYDNGSGTIALLNLAQVLAAAPRSYRVRIIFFTAEEWHLAGSRYYVDTADDLDRIHFVYNIDGLGRADFVELFSAPESLAYRFHSLVEAYNEEAQRDMTVVSRFPPTKGTDDASFHMAGVPTVYMTINDKQRLHQPNDLPEMLSARNIVWAVSMVAAILDRIPLNTHVERPVL from the coding sequence ATGCTTGACTCAACGAAAGCTTTCACCGAAGAACTTGCGTATAGAGAACTCACGCATCTGGTTTCTTTCGGATGTCGATTTCATGGAACATCGGGAAACCATGATGCCGCTGACTGGCTCTGCTCAGAGCTGTTGACGCGCACCGGTCTAACGCCCAAAAGACAATCTGTCGACTTGGCTGCCTGGAATCCTGGTCTGCAGCATGGCCTTGATATCACGAATCCCGTCGAAGAGCATATTGAGGCATGGCCATTGCTTTGGAGCAGCGCAAGTGAAGGTCTTATCCACGCGCATATCACGTATCTAGGTCCATGTGGACTCTGGGGAGATTCCATGGTGTGGCAACGTTTCGTGGCACTGGATCGAGATAACAATCCTCTTGCCTACCTGTTGAGCCGTGACGTCGGTCCGGCTGCTCCACAGCCTTTGCCAGCTGGCTTTGATAGGTCTGTGCCGCATTTCTCCATCTCGCATGAGGATGGAGAACGCTTTCTTGATTGGATACGGCAAGGGATTGTGCCAGAGGTTTCGCTCACCTGCGATGCAGACAGGGGAGGGCGGGCAGTTTCAGACAACATCATTCTTGACATTCCTGGAAGTGATACCAGCGATGATTCGTGCGTGATTCTGTGCGCTCACTACGATACCTATTACAACACTTGCGGAGCCTATGACAACGGCAGTGGAACCATTGCATTGCTCAATCTTGCGCAGGTTCTTGCCGCAGCTCCACGCTCATACCGTGTGCGCATCATCTTCTTTACCGCTGAGGAGTGGCATCTGGCAGGTTCTCGATACTATGTCGATACTGCCGATGATCTTGACCGCATTCACTTCGTGTATAACATCGACGGTCTTGGCAGAGCGGATTTCGTCGAACTGTTTTCTGCCCCGGAAAGCCTTGCGTACAGATTCCACTCCTTGGTCGAGGCATATAATGAAGAGGCTCAGCGGGATATGACTGTTGTGTCGCGTTTTCCGCCGACCAAGGGAACGGATGATGCGAGCTTCCACATGGCAGGAGTGCCAACGGTATACATGACTATCAATGACAAGCAGAGACTGCATCAGCCGAACGATCTGCCCGAAATGCTCTCTGCACGCAACATAGTCTGGGCCGTCAGCATGGTTGCTGCAATTCTGGATAGGATTCCTCTCAACACTCATGTGGAACGACCGGTATTATAA
- a CDS encoding glutamine amidotransferase — protein sequence MKRILLAGESWMIRTTETKGVDEFTVCSYEEAGIELKAALRKAGYEVEHMPAHMVPTQFPETIEELQAYDLVILSDIGANSLQLAPDVFQHSIVGKNRIQTLSSWVQAGGALLMIGGYLSFTGFEAKANYAHTALADVLPVTMLTEDDRIERPEGVTPHVLHPEHPALGGAGDSWPRILGYNKVKIREGAELLAVAGDDQDPLVAVSQQGKGRSAVFTSDCAPHWAPPEFSQHWDGYDRLFAGLADWLTRQ from the coding sequence ATGAAAAGAATACTGTTGGCCGGCGAAAGCTGGATGATTCGGACGACAGAGACCAAAGGCGTTGATGAGTTCACCGTCTGCTCATATGAAGAAGCTGGCATTGAACTGAAAGCTGCACTGCGCAAGGCGGGCTACGAAGTTGAACATATGCCTGCACACATGGTTCCCACCCAGTTTCCCGAGACCATCGAAGAACTTCAGGCCTACGATCTGGTCATCCTTTCGGATATTGGTGCAAATTCTCTGCAGCTAGCCCCCGACGTTTTCCAACATTCCATAGTGGGAAAGAACAGAATACAGACTCTCAGCTCCTGGGTCCAAGCCGGTGGGGCGCTGCTGATGATCGGTGGCTATCTCTCATTCACTGGCTTCGAGGCTAAGGCGAACTATGCGCACACGGCGCTCGCGGACGTATTGCCAGTTACGATGCTCACCGAGGACGATAGAATCGAACGCCCGGAAGGCGTGACACCACATGTGCTCCACCCGGAACACCCTGCCCTCGGAGGGGCTGGTGATTCATGGCCTAGAATTCTCGGTTATAACAAAGTCAAGATTCGTGAAGGCGCAGAACTCCTTGCCGTAGCTGGCGATGACCAGGATCCCCTTGTTGCCGTATCGCAGCAAGGAAAAGGCCGTTCGGCAGTCTTCACGAGTGATTGCGCACCTCATTGGGCACCTCCCGAGTTTTCGCAGCACTGGGATGGCTATGATCGATTGTTTGCGGGGCTGGCAGATTGGTTGACACGGCAATGA